The Erigeron canadensis isolate Cc75 chromosome 4, C_canadensis_v1, whole genome shotgun sequence genome window below encodes:
- the LOC122596388 gene encoding OPA3-like protein: MVLPLVKLGTLLLKTVSKPIASRLKQQAAYHPKFRTKIISLAQANHRLTTNIQRRIYGHATDVEIRPLNEEKAVQAAGDLISELFVFSVATAALIFEVQRSARSEAKKEEARRQEFEVMRQRDEDLAKEVESLKQKLEELEQLAKGKGLAGVFNYKNTKNQIANSTNPA; encoded by the exons ATGGTTTTACCGTTGGTGAAACTTGGAACGTTATTATTGAAAACAGTAAGTAAACCAATTGCTAGCAGGCTCAAACAACAGGCTGCCTATCACCCCAAATTTCGTACCAAAATCATCAGTCTCGCTCAG GCAAACCACCGGCTTACAACAAATATACAAAGAAGAATATATGGACATGCAACAGACGTTGAAATCCGCCCCCTGAATGAAGAGAAAGCTGTTCAGGCGGCTGGGGACCTTATTAGTGAACTCTTTGTCTTCTCG GTCGCAACAGCCGCCCTCATTTTTGAAGTGCAAAGAAGTGCTAGATCAGAAGCTAAAAAAGAGGAAGCCCGCAGACAAGAATTTGAG GTCATGAGGCAACGAGATGAAGATTTAGCAAAAGAAGTGGAAAGCCTCAAGCAAAAACTAGAAGAACTTGAGCAGCTTGCCAAAGGAAAAGGGCTTGCAGGTGTGTTCAACTACAAAAATACTAAAAACCAAATTGCCAATTCAACCAATCCGGCTTGA